One genomic region from Terriglobus aquaticus encodes:
- a CDS encoding beta-ketoacyl-ACP synthase III, with product MDLQLKPRVARRAKISSVGTYVPPKVLTNADLERMVDTNNNWIVERTGIRERHIADPGTPTSVLATAAARECLQRRGADPSEIGCIVVGTVTPDMLFPATACLVQNNLGAHNTWGFDLSAACSAFTYSLQVGAKLVESGAHDKVLVIGADTMSSITDYTDRSTCILFGDGAGCVLLEPCEDGEVGLVDFWHEIDGSGGDSLCMPAGGSLHPTSVQTVESKMHYIKQDGSTVYKFAVRKMQEATERMLERNGIGVGDVKLLVPHQANLRIIEATAERLGMKPEQVLINIDRYGNTVGATIPLGMGTAVEEGRLQKGDLVLLASVGAGFTVGATLLRWEF from the coding sequence TTGGACCTGCAGTTGAAGCCGCGCGTTGCGCGCCGCGCCAAGATCTCATCGGTTGGAACGTACGTTCCGCCCAAGGTGTTGACCAACGCCGACCTGGAAAGAATGGTCGACACCAACAACAACTGGATCGTGGAGCGGACCGGCATCCGGGAGCGTCACATTGCGGACCCTGGCACACCCACCAGCGTGCTGGCCACCGCCGCGGCAAGGGAATGTCTCCAACGTCGTGGCGCGGACCCGAGCGAGATTGGCTGCATTGTCGTCGGCACCGTTACGCCCGACATGCTGTTTCCCGCCACAGCCTGCCTGGTGCAGAACAACCTCGGCGCACACAACACCTGGGGCTTCGATCTTTCAGCGGCCTGCTCGGCATTCACCTACTCGTTGCAGGTGGGCGCAAAGCTGGTGGAGTCCGGCGCGCATGACAAGGTGCTGGTCATTGGCGCCGACACGATGAGTTCCATCACCGACTACACGGACCGCTCCACCTGCATCCTCTTCGGCGACGGCGCGGGTTGTGTGCTGCTGGAACCCTGCGAAGACGGCGAGGTCGGCTTGGTCGACTTCTGGCACGAGATCGACGGCTCGGGCGGCGACTCACTGTGCATGCCGGCGGGCGGATCCCTGCACCCGACCTCAGTGCAGACCGTTGAGTCCAAAATGCATTACATCAAGCAGGACGGCTCCACGGTCTACAAGTTCGCGGTGCGCAAGATGCAGGAAGCGACCGAGCGCATGCTGGAGCGCAACGGCATCGGCGTCGGAGACGTGAAGCTGCTGGTGCCGCACCAGGCAAACCTCCGCATCATCGAGGCCACGGCAGAGCGGCTAGGCATGAAGCCCGAGCAGGTGCTGATCAACATCGATCGCTATGGCAACACGGTCGGCGCCACCATTCCGCTGGGCATGGGCACGGCCGTGGAAGAGGGCCGGCTGCAGAAGGGTGACCTGGTGCTGCTGGCCAGCGTAGGTGCGGGCTTTACGGTTGGCGCAACGCTGCTGCGCTGGGAGTTCTAG
- a CDS encoding DoxX family protein produces MNDASIQLEPRSSEGSLSAQRLLGAILGFTGTGHLTFLRKPFHAQVPPGIPLTEDQVVALSGPAELLLAASLLLAKSRKTRVPVGWAAAAFFVAIFPGNIAQWQYHRNAFGLNTDTKRFLRLFGQPVLIAWALWATGALRSGDASRSGEASR; encoded by the coding sequence ATGAACGATGCATCGATCCAACTCGAACCGCGTTCGTCCGAAGGGTCGCTGAGCGCGCAACGGCTGCTGGGCGCCATCCTTGGCTTCACCGGAACAGGTCACCTTACCTTTCTTCGCAAGCCGTTTCACGCACAGGTACCACCGGGGATCCCACTCACTGAAGACCAGGTGGTTGCGCTGTCTGGCCCGGCGGAGCTCTTGCTGGCAGCCTCGTTGCTTCTCGCGAAGTCGAGGAAGACGCGAGTGCCCGTGGGCTGGGCCGCGGCCGCGTTCTTTGTCGCGATCTTTCCCGGCAATATCGCCCAGTGGCAATACCACCGCAATGCTTTCGGCCTGAACACCGACACCAAGCGCTTCCTTCGCCTCTTCGGCCAGCCGGTGCTGATTGCATGGGCGCTGTGGGCGACCGGCGCTCTGCGGAGCGGCGATGCTTCCCGGTCCGGGGAGGCCTCCCGGTGA
- a CDS encoding NAD(P)H-dependent glycerol-3-phosphate dehydrogenase, translated as MSRIAVIGAGAWGTALALSLARQGRHEVTLWAHSPDHAAEMERTRENTRYLPGFALQSDLHITNDLISLPGRADILLSVTPSVNLPETIRALAPHLSDRHVYVSASKGIEDGTHRRMSEVVAAASPVRFAVLGGPSFAKEVAAALPTTATLACVDAEVARSLQNDFSSESLRVYTNDDVVGVELGGALKNVIALAAGVVAGLELGSNAAAALITRGMAEITRLAVACGARPETMAGLAGYGDLVLTCTGSLSRNRTVGVELGRGRKLDDIIASLNGKVAEGVRCTGAARGLAARHGVEMPITDHMYAILYEGLSPRDAIRTLMTRPGRGE; from the coding sequence GTGAGCAGAATCGCTGTGATCGGCGCAGGCGCGTGGGGAACCGCGCTGGCGCTCTCGCTGGCACGCCAGGGCCGCCACGAAGTTACGCTCTGGGCGCACTCGCCCGATCATGCCGCGGAGATGGAGCGCACCCGCGAGAACACGCGCTACCTGCCGGGCTTTGCCCTGCAAAGCGATCTGCACATCACGAACGACCTCATCTCTCTACCCGGCCGCGCGGACATCCTGCTGAGCGTCACACCCTCGGTCAATTTGCCCGAGACGATCCGCGCGCTCGCTCCGCACCTTTCGGATCGCCACGTGTACGTGTCCGCCTCCAAGGGCATCGAGGACGGCACGCATCGCAGGATGAGCGAGGTCGTTGCCGCCGCTTCGCCCGTGCGCTTTGCCGTGCTCGGCGGACCCTCCTTTGCCAAGGAGGTCGCAGCCGCGCTGCCTACCACCGCAACGCTCGCCTGCGTCGACGCAGAGGTGGCGCGTTCGCTGCAGAATGACTTTTCCTCCGAATCGTTGCGCGTGTACACCAATGACGACGTGGTCGGCGTGGAGTTGGGTGGCGCTTTGAAGAATGTGATCGCGCTGGCCGCGGGAGTGGTCGCCGGCCTCGAACTCGGATCTAACGCCGCCGCGGCGCTGATTACGCGCGGCATGGCAGAGATCACGCGGCTCGCGGTTGCCTGCGGCGCTCGCCCGGAGACCATGGCTGGCCTCGCCGGCTACGGCGACCTGGTGCTCACCTGCACCGGTTCGCTCTCGCGCAACCGCACGGTCGGTGTGGAGCTGGGTCGCGGCCGCAAGCTCGACGACATCATCGCATCGCTGAATGGCAAAGTGGCCGAAGGGGTCCGCTGCACCGGTGCCGCACGTGGCTTGGCTGCCCGGCATGGCGTGGAGATGCCGATCACCGATCACATGTACGCCATTCTCTACGAGGGCCTGAGCCCGCGCGATGCCATCCGCACGCTGATGACACGTCCCGGACGCGGCGAGTAA
- a CDS encoding DNA gyrase inhibitor YacG — MEANSSNPVKTIPCPTCRKPAAVGSEDFPFCSDRCRLLDLGKWASGDYRISSPILDPDLLEGLESGRLRNDDES, encoded by the coding sequence ATGGAAGCGAACTCATCCAATCCGGTGAAGACGATCCCCTGCCCGACCTGCCGCAAGCCCGCGGCGGTTGGGTCAGAGGACTTCCCCTTCTGCAGCGACCGGTGCCGCCTGCTGGATTTGGGCAAGTGGGCCAGCGGCGACTATCGCATCTCGTCGCCGATCCTCGACCCGGACTTGCTCGAAGGTCTTGAAAGTGGCCGCTTGCGAAACGACGACGAGTCGTAG
- a CDS encoding DUF4760 domain-containing protein — MATTADAELILKLYEMRREPVMRDARKFVVMDFNPKSEADLLAVQRGMGSQENAWWRQTVTYWEMASTLCLHGALDAELYFDANMEVIAVYTKFYELYKQATGVDFMPQTAKLIAKTESAQKRVENRKKAIARSAELAAANAAKA; from the coding sequence ATGGCAACGACCGCCGACGCGGAACTGATTTTGAAGCTATACGAGATGCGCCGCGAACCTGTAATGCGGGACGCTCGTAAATTCGTCGTGATGGACTTCAACCCAAAGAGCGAAGCCGACCTGTTGGCCGTGCAGCGCGGTATGGGGTCGCAGGAGAACGCGTGGTGGCGTCAGACTGTCACCTACTGGGAGATGGCATCGACCCTGTGCTTGCACGGCGCGCTGGATGCCGAGCTGTACTTCGACGCGAACATGGAAGTGATCGCCGTCTACACGAAGTTCTACGAACTATATAAGCAGGCGACCGGCGTGGACTTCATGCCGCAGACCGCGAAGCTGATCGCGAAGACAGAGTCCGCACAGAAGCGCGTGGAGAACCGCAAGAAGGCGATCGCCCGCTCCGCGGAGCTTGCTGCTGCGAACGCCGCGAAGGCCTAG
- a CDS encoding Vgb family protein → MSLLDQFRQADTQAPHLDTVTPPAAMPGGILDVRGVRLAATLPIDARIGETAFPFTFCSNSLVSLRVPEGAIPGDLTLRSGDHVSNALPVQIAVPISDTLHPITNPAVDMDGNVYATFSGTRGQAVPVSIFRLDRDFQQRPFVRDLTNASGLAFGPDGYLYCSSRAEGTVYRISPSGSMTQWAEGMGVATGLAFDAEGNLYVGDRSGTIFKINSGGNVFVFATLEPSVSAYHLAFNDAGTLFVTGPTTSSNEVIHAISPDGEVTIWFRGLGRPQGLAVDRDGNVYVAASHRGERGIHRITPRREISLAVSGSGLVGLAFLDDGAAVLATTNTLYHVEMGVTGRLLG, encoded by the coding sequence ATGTCATTGCTGGATCAGTTTCGACAGGCGGACACCCAGGCTCCGCACCTGGACACCGTCACACCACCGGCAGCCATGCCGGGCGGCATTCTTGACGTTCGTGGCGTGCGCCTGGCAGCAACGCTGCCCATCGACGCACGCATCGGCGAGACCGCGTTTCCGTTCACTTTCTGCAGCAACAGCCTGGTTTCGCTTCGTGTTCCGGAGGGCGCCATCCCTGGTGACCTGACCCTGCGGTCCGGCGATCACGTGTCTAATGCTCTGCCGGTGCAGATCGCGGTTCCCATCAGCGACACGCTGCACCCCATTACCAATCCCGCCGTCGACATGGATGGCAATGTCTACGCCACGTTCAGCGGCACCCGCGGCCAAGCCGTTCCGGTATCCATCTTCCGTCTCGACCGCGACTTTCAGCAGCGGCCGTTTGTGCGGGATCTGACGAACGCGAGCGGCCTCGCCTTTGGCCCGGACGGCTATCTCTACTGTTCGTCGCGCGCAGAAGGCACGGTGTATCGCATCTCGCCCAGCGGCAGCATGACCCAGTGGGCCGAAGGCATGGGGGTGGCCACCGGCCTGGCGTTCGACGCCGAGGGCAACCTGTACGTCGGCGATCGCAGCGGAACCATCTTCAAGATCAACAGCGGCGGCAACGTCTTTGTCTTTGCAACCCTGGAGCCGTCCGTCTCTGCGTACCACCTGGCCTTCAACGACGCCGGCACACTTTTTGTCACCGGTCCCACCACTAGCTCGAACGAGGTGATCCACGCCATTTCTCCTGACGGCGAAGTCACCATCTGGTTCCGTGGACTGGGCCGTCCGCAGGGCTTGGCCGTCGACCGCGACGGCAACGTCTATGTTGCCGCTTCGCACCGCGGCGAGCGCGGCATTCACCGCATCACCCCGCGCCGCGAGATCTCGCTCGCGGTCAGCGGCAGCGGCCTGGTTGGCCTGGCTTTTCTGGATGACGGCGCCGCCGTGCTCGCCACGACCAACACCCTGTACCACGTGGAGATGGGCGTAACGGGACGCTTGCTGGGCTAA
- the plsY gene encoding glycerol-3-phosphate 1-O-acyltransferase PlsY, which produces MNDTIFIVLSLGIAYLLGSIPFGYILVRTFRGEDIRATGSGNIGATNVARSGAKGLGIATLVLDALKGWLAVYIAQRLALHYGAFPHGYDVAALAGLFAVLGHMFPVWLGFRGGKGVATALGVFLALMPFVTLVAVLVFAGVVVTTRYVSLGSIIGAAVLAILAVCFDGRHRIIVDLCYIAIALLVIWKHSGNIQRLRAGTESKFGQKSAATLP; this is translated from the coding sequence ATGAACGACACGATCTTTATCGTTCTGAGCCTTGGCATTGCATACCTGCTCGGGTCCATCCCGTTCGGGTACATTCTGGTACGCACGTTTCGCGGCGAAGACATCCGCGCCACCGGCTCGGGCAACATCGGAGCGACCAACGTGGCGCGCTCCGGTGCCAAGGGTCTCGGGATCGCAACGCTGGTGCTCGATGCCCTGAAAGGCTGGCTTGCGGTGTACATCGCGCAGCGGCTCGCCCTGCACTACGGTGCGTTTCCGCACGGCTACGATGTCGCCGCGCTTGCCGGACTTTTCGCCGTGCTTGGACACATGTTTCCGGTGTGGCTTGGCTTTCGCGGAGGCAAGGGCGTGGCAACAGCGCTGGGTGTGTTTCTCGCGCTCATGCCGTTCGTTACGCTTGTCGCAGTGCTGGTGTTTGCCGGTGTTGTTGTCACCACCCGTTACGTGTCGCTGGGCTCCATCATCGGTGCCGCGGTGCTTGCGATTCTCGCGGTGTGCTTCGACGGACGGCACCGGATCATCGTCGACCTTTGCTACATCGCGATTGCCCTGCTGGTTATCTGGAAGCACAGCGGAAACATTCAGCGGCTGCGCGCAGGAACCGAATCAAAGTTCGGTCAGAAGAGCGCGGCAACGCTGCCCTAG
- a CDS encoding DoxX family protein gives MTVSEDQRNRSWAYVLLRVMLGVNMAFHGISRIIAGPGVFAATLVHGFQNTILPTVLVRAFALTLPWAEAAVGLLILVGLFRLPALLAGGAMLVALTFGSTLRQDWESAGLQLIYALVYAALLAFLSHDRYAVDLVLWRPAWRAR, from the coding sequence GTGACGGTGAGTGAGGACCAGCGAAATCGCTCCTGGGCTTACGTCCTGCTGCGGGTCATGTTGGGCGTCAACATGGCGTTTCACGGCATCAGCCGCATCATCGCCGGGCCTGGTGTGTTCGCCGCCACACTGGTCCACGGCTTTCAAAATACGATCCTGCCCACGGTGCTGGTGCGCGCCTTTGCATTGACACTGCCGTGGGCCGAGGCTGCCGTGGGCTTGCTCATCCTGGTCGGCCTCTTCCGTCTGCCAGCGCTGCTCGCCGGCGGAGCAATGCTGGTGGCACTCACCTTTGGTTCCACGCTGCGGCAGGATTGGGAGAGCGCTGGGCTGCAGCTCATCTATGCCCTGGTGTACGCTGCGTTGCTGGCGTTCCTCAGCCACGACCGGTACGCAGTTGATCTTGTACTCTGGCGTCCGGCCTGGCGCGCGCGGTAA
- a CDS encoding MiaB/RimO family radical SAM methylthiotransferase, with the protein MNPPVDAPGATTRPRIGFVSLGCPKNLVDSEVMMGLLHHAGAELTPRAEDADIIVVNTCSFIDSAKQESVNTILEMANHKEANGGRAQKLIVAGCLVERYRDEIRKNIPDVDAVLGTGELDAILAAAGMQPASAAPSPFNILNASPASETPVNGNPTPQQLAHGESAVNAPVHDHVHLELGGAAALEVEASQGNLSAATLAESSLIDRASSAVRKHSQMDVPEQTSRPEGDLRERNGRFSREAWDGATAALPSYLYSDETPRILTTPRASAYIKIAEGCDHPCGFCIIPQLRGKFRSRRISSIVNEAENLLRQGVREITLIGQDTTCYGEDLGMKDGLAMLLEALATLEVPGIGRIHWLRFLYAYPNKITTRLLETIAAHDNIAKYLDVPLQHASALTLKRMKRGGSGAIFLRMLEKARSIVPDIAIRTSFIVGFPGETDEEFAALEDFIKAAKIDWLGVFSYSDEEGAAAFDLGEKVPKRTIEARRRRLMRTQLKISAKARAAQVGRVVEILVEGPSEETELLWKARTMQQAPEIDGHVLINDFGDHEQLVPGTFYRAEITEAHDYDVVARIVE; encoded by the coding sequence ATGAACCCGCCCGTGGACGCCCCGGGTGCGACGACGCGTCCGCGCATCGGCTTCGTCTCCCTGGGCTGCCCCAAGAACCTGGTGGACAGCGAAGTGATGATGGGCCTGCTGCACCATGCGGGTGCGGAGCTCACGCCGCGCGCGGAAGACGCCGACATCATCGTCGTCAACACCTGCTCGTTTATCGATTCGGCCAAGCAGGAGAGCGTCAACACCATCCTGGAGATGGCGAACCACAAGGAAGCCAATGGCGGACGCGCGCAAAAGCTGATCGTCGCCGGCTGCCTGGTGGAGCGCTACCGCGACGAGATTCGGAAGAACATTCCGGATGTCGATGCGGTCCTCGGTACCGGCGAACTGGACGCGATTCTTGCCGCCGCCGGCATGCAGCCGGCCAGCGCTGCACCTTCGCCATTCAACATCCTGAACGCCTCGCCTGCCTCGGAGACGCCGGTCAACGGCAACCCGACTCCGCAACAGCTTGCTCATGGCGAGTCGGCGGTGAACGCGCCCGTGCATGACCATGTTCATCTGGAACTCGGCGGTGCTGCTGCGCTCGAAGTGGAAGCCTCGCAGGGCAATCTCTCCGCCGCTACCCTCGCTGAGTCGTCGCTGATCGACCGCGCCTCGTCGGCCGTCCGCAAGCATTCGCAGATGGACGTGCCTGAGCAGACCTCGCGCCCGGAAGGCGACCTGCGGGAGCGCAACGGCCGGTTCAGCCGCGAAGCCTGGGATGGGGCCACCGCAGCACTGCCCAGCTACCTGTACAGCGACGAGACGCCGCGCATCCTCACCACGCCGCGCGCCTCCGCTTACATCAAGATCGCCGAAGGCTGCGATCATCCGTGCGGCTTTTGCATCATCCCGCAACTGCGCGGCAAGTTCCGCTCACGCCGCATCTCGTCCATCGTGAACGAGGCCGAGAACCTGCTGCGCCAGGGCGTGCGCGAGATCACGCTCATCGGCCAGGACACCACCTGCTACGGCGAAGACCTGGGCATGAAGGACGGTCTGGCGATGCTGCTGGAGGCGCTGGCCACGCTGGAAGTGCCGGGCATCGGCCGCATTCACTGGCTGCGGTTCCTCTACGCGTACCCGAACAAGATCACGACTCGCCTGCTTGAGACGATCGCGGCGCACGACAACATTGCCAAGTACCTGGACGTGCCGCTGCAGCACGCCTCCGCGCTGACGCTGAAACGCATGAAGCGCGGCGGCTCCGGTGCCATCTTCCTGCGCATGCTCGAGAAGGCCCGCAGCATCGTTCCGGATATTGCGATCCGCACCAGCTTCATCGTCGGCTTCCCCGGCGAGACGGACGAGGAGTTCGCCGCGCTCGAGGACTTCATCAAGGCCGCGAAGATCGATTGGCTCGGCGTCTTCAGCTATTCCGATGAAGAGGGCGCGGCGGCGTTCGATCTTGGCGAGAAGGTTCCGAAGCGCACCATCGAAGCACGCCGTCGCCGGCTGATGCGCACGCAGCTCAAAATAAGCGCCAAGGCGCGTGCTGCCCAGGTGGGTCGTGTCGTTGAAATTCTAGTCGAAGGCCCGTCGGAAGAGACCGAGCTCCTGTGGAAGGCGCGCACCATGCAGCAGGCGCCCGAGATCGACGGCCACGTTCTGATCAACGACTTCGGCGACCACGAGCAACTGGTCCCCGGCACGTTTTACCGCGCGGAGATCACCGAAGCGCATGACTACGATGTGGTCGCCCGCATCGTCGAATAA
- the ftsY gene encoding signal recognition particle-docking protein FtsY has translation MPLSLFGRDEDRPKKPSFFQRVRQAVTGEPATVPEPERAEATRPEPISPPAKIPAPVPLGATPEDAFAAPETSAELAEVEGIETPGVDAFALAGSASEPQTFEAPEEPLTVHDDARRPEQPTIHVAVTPPVPPARVASPSSTVQANEFGLRPMTTNFSFGGYASAEEEDASFLDRMRTAASRTRESLSTSLDSVLALGRTVDEDTLEELEAVLLTADLGVTTTNEVIGNLRARALREKADAAELKGLLREELQRILDSVQQPTDHPAQAPEVIMMVGVNGTGKTTTSGKLAALYGTHGRRALLCAADTFRAAAIEQLEVWAKRSNVDVIKTRQGGDPSAALYDALTAGKARGVDIVIVDTAGRLHNKAGLMAELDKMRRTAEKLVPGAPHQTFLVMDATTGQNGLQQARLFLESARVSGIVLTKLDGTAKGGVVLAIARELKLPVVFVGVGEKMEDILPFNSDNFLTSLLG, from the coding sequence ATGCCGCTTTCCCTGTTTGGCCGGGACGAAGATCGCCCGAAGAAGCCCAGTTTCTTTCAACGCGTTCGGCAAGCCGTCACGGGTGAACCGGCGACCGTGCCCGAGCCGGAGCGCGCCGAAGCCACACGTCCGGAGCCGATAAGCCCACCCGCAAAGATCCCAGCGCCGGTGCCGTTGGGTGCCACGCCTGAGGACGCCTTTGCCGCCCCGGAGACATCGGCCGAGCTTGCCGAGGTGGAAGGCATCGAAACACCGGGTGTCGATGCGTTTGCTCTGGCCGGGTCCGCCTCTGAGCCGCAGACGTTTGAGGCGCCAGAAGAGCCGCTGACCGTTCATGACGACGCCCGCCGGCCGGAACAGCCCACGATCCACGTCGCGGTGACTCCGCCAGTCCCGCCAGCCCGAGTCGCGTCACCCAGCTCCACCGTGCAGGCAAACGAGTTCGGCCTGCGCCCCATGACGACCAACTTCTCCTTCGGCGGCTACGCCTCGGCCGAGGAGGAGGATGCGAGCTTCCTGGACCGCATGCGCACGGCGGCATCGCGCACGCGCGAGTCGCTGTCCACCTCGCTCGATTCGGTTCTCGCGCTGGGCCGCACCGTCGACGAAGATACGCTCGAAGAGCTGGAAGCCGTCCTTCTGACGGCCGACCTGGGCGTAACCACGACCAACGAGGTCATCGGGAACCTGCGTGCCCGCGCCCTGCGCGAAAAGGCGGACGCCGCGGAGTTGAAAGGCCTGCTGCGCGAAGAGTTGCAGCGCATTCTCGATTCGGTGCAGCAGCCCACCGACCATCCGGCACAGGCGCCCGAGGTGATCATGATGGTGGGCGTGAACGGCACCGGCAAGACCACCACCAGCGGCAAGCTGGCAGCGCTCTACGGCACCCATGGCCGCCGCGCCCTGCTGTGCGCTGCTGACACGTTCCGCGCGGCCGCAATCGAGCAGCTTGAGGTGTGGGCAAAGCGTTCGAACGTGGACGTAATCAAGACCCGGCAGGGTGGCGATCCGAGCGCCGCGCTGTACGACGCGCTTACCGCAGGCAAGGCGCGCGGCGTCGACATCGTCATCGTGGACACGGCCGGCCGTCTGCACAACAAGGCTGGCCTGATGGCCGAGCTGGACAAGATGCGGCGCACCGCCGAAAAGCTGGTGCCCGGCGCACCGCACCAGACCTTTCTCGTGATGGACGCGACCACCGGTCAGAACGGCCTGCAGCAGGCGCGGCTATTCCTGGAATCGGCGCGCGTCTCCGGCATCGTGCTCACGAAGCTGGACGGCACGGCCAAGGGCGGCGTGGTCCTGGCGATCGCTCGCGAATTGAAGTTGCCCGTGGTGTTCGTCGGCGTGGGCGAAAAAATGGAAGACATCCTGCCCTTCAATAGCGACAATTTCCTCACATCCCTCCTGGGTTGA
- a CDS encoding phosphatidylglycerophosphatase A family protein: protein MPRLISRWSRPGEAASIPDAAHDRLVNEAVFAAGHLPGVKRTRWAWIAGTFFGCGMGRPGPGTYGSVAAALVWFLVMRRMPAPAIPLVTLGMAAAATAVGIPAATRVARESGRKDPQIVVIDEVAGQWLALVFSAPTVPLTLLGLLLFRIFDILKPPPVRALEKLPEGTGIVVDDLAAGGYALVVGMLLQLAWLYRHH from the coding sequence ATGCCCCGATTGATCTCACGATGGAGCCGACCCGGCGAGGCCGCCAGCATTCCGGACGCCGCGCATGATCGCCTGGTGAACGAGGCTGTCTTCGCCGCGGGCCACCTGCCCGGCGTGAAACGCACGCGCTGGGCCTGGATCGCCGGCACGTTCTTCGGCTGCGGCATGGGGCGTCCCGGCCCGGGCACGTATGGTTCCGTGGCGGCTGCGTTGGTCTGGTTCCTGGTCATGAGGCGCATGCCTGCGCCTGCCATCCCGCTGGTCACCCTGGGGATGGCGGCTGCCGCAACGGCTGTAGGCATTCCCGCCGCCACGCGCGTGGCCCGGGAGAGCGGACGCAAGGACCCGCAGATCGTCGTCATCGACGAGGTCGCCGGCCAGTGGCTTGCGCTGGTCTTCAGCGCGCCCACCGTGCCACTTACCTTGCTCGGCCTCCTGCTCTTTCGCATTTTCGACATTCTGAAGCCACCGCCGGTGCGCGCCCTGGAAAAGCTGCCGGAGGGCACCGGCATCGTCGTAGACGACCTGGCCGCCGGAGGCTATGCCCTGGTCGTGGGCATGTTGCTGCAATTGGCGTGGCTCTACCGCCACCACTAG
- a CDS encoding competence/damage-inducible protein A yields MIAEIIAVGSEMLTPYRVDTNSLALTAELNKLGVAVAFKTILGDDLQQLTDAARIALRRADIVLFSGGLGPTEDDLTREAVAAVLGVGMTRDASIIESLRERFRKRGIEIRENNLKQADVIDGAEVLPNANGTAPGQWIDTTFEDKRRFLVLLPGPPKELTALYTDQVEQRLRAVVPQVHIAIASLRMAVVPESEVDARTAPIYQQYPDVQTTILSTQGEIQLHFQCSKPTLAEAEARVREVQSRCAQEMGDVVFSENDESPEEVVLHTLAERGLTLAVAESCTGGLLGQRLTSVTGSSGSFLGGAIVYANAMKTALADVPAETIHEHGAVSEEVARALAEGIRRRTTAAYGIGITGIAGPGGATETKPVGLVYVALADAERTECLTLNLSGDRERVRWFASQYALMLLRKHLL; encoded by the coding sequence ATGATTGCTGAGATTATCGCTGTGGGCAGCGAAATGCTGACCCCGTATCGCGTCGACACCAACTCGCTTGCACTCACCGCGGAGTTGAACAAGCTGGGCGTCGCGGTCGCGTTCAAGACCATCCTCGGCGACGACCTGCAGCAGTTGACCGATGCGGCGCGCATCGCGCTGCGCCGGGCGGACATTGTCTTGTTCTCCGGAGGTCTCGGTCCCACTGAGGATGACTTGACGCGCGAAGCAGTGGCCGCGGTTCTGGGCGTGGGCATGACGCGCGACGCGTCCATCATTGAGAGTCTTCGCGAACGCTTCCGCAAGCGCGGCATCGAGATCCGCGAGAACAACCTGAAGCAGGCCGACGTGATCGACGGCGCTGAAGTGCTGCCGAACGCAAACGGCACCGCGCCCGGCCAGTGGATCGACACGACTTTCGAAGACAAGCGTCGCTTCCTCGTTTTGCTGCCCGGTCCGCCAAAGGAATTGACCGCGTTGTACACCGACCAGGTTGAGCAGCGCCTGCGCGCCGTGGTGCCACAGGTTCATATCGCTATCGCCAGCCTGCGCATGGCCGTGGTGCCGGAGAGCGAGGTGGATGCGCGCACCGCACCTATCTACCAGCAGTACCCTGACGTGCAGACGACCATCCTGAGCACACAGGGCGAGATCCAGCTTCACTTCCAGTGCAGCAAACCGACGCTGGCCGAGGCAGAGGCACGCGTGCGCGAGGTGCAGAGCCGCTGCGCGCAGGAGATGGGCGACGTCGTTTTCAGCGAGAACGATGAAAGCCCTGAAGAGGTGGTGCTCCACACACTGGCTGAGCGGGGCCTCACTCTCGCCGTTGCGGAAAGCTGCACGGGCGGTCTGCTGGGCCAACGTCTCACCTCGGTCACAGGTTCCTCTGGCTCATTCTTGGGTGGCGCCATCGTCTACGCGAATGCAATGAAGACGGCGCTGGCGGATGTGCCGGCAGAGACGATTCACGAGCACGGCGCCGTGAGCGAAGAGGTCGCGCGAGCGCTCGCCGAAGGCATTCGGCGGCGCACCACCGCCGCGTACGGCATCGGCATTACCGGCATTGCCGGACCCGGTGGCGCAACGGAAACCAAGCCTGTTGGGCTGGTGTACGTGGCGCTGGCCGATGCGGAACGCACCGAGTGCCTGACCCTAAACCTGAGTGGAGACCGTGAGCGCGTGCGCTGGTTTGCCTCGCAGTACGCGCTGATGCTCTTGCGCAAACACCTGCTGTAG